One part of the Candidatus Zixiibacteriota bacterium genome encodes these proteins:
- the acs gene encoding acetate--CoA ligase, translating into MAKTVKTSQKTKKIETKSDKTIDILLTENRLFKPPAAFTKQASANDPAIYETAQSDPEGFWALMAEELVWHKKWTKVLKWNPPDAEWFVGGKLNITESCLDRHIKEGRKNKAALIWEGELGDKRTYTYLGLYKEVNKFANVLKKLGVTQGDRVAIYLPMIPELVISMLACARIGAIHSVVFGGFSPESLKDRINDAEAKVLITADGGYRRGGIIPLKYDADVALADCRTIEHVVVVKRGDFLLRFKEGRDHWYHNLMADAENFCQPVYLDSEAPLFILYTSGTTGKPKGIMHTCGGYLTGVYATTKLVFDIKDDDVFWCTADCGWVTGHSYVTYGPLANGATQIIYEGAPDWPNPDRFWQIVENYGVSIFYTAPTAIRSFMKWGREWPDKHDLTSLRLLGSVGEPINPEAWMWYREVIGHERCPIVDTWWQTETGHIMITPLPGLTATKPGSATRPFPGIQAALLDEKGAQITEGGGFLAITTPWPGMLRGLWGDRERFVQTYWSKWPNIYFPGDGAKLDSDDYFWILGRVDDVINTAGHRISTMEVESALVEHDTVVEAAVVGIPHELKGESLAAFVTLGKNVKADDKLVALLKDHVTRKIGALARPEKIIFSADLPKTRSGKIMRRLLRDLATGNVLGDTSTLADPDVINRIKKNYQEE; encoded by the coding sequence ATGGCCAAGACCGTCAAAACTTCACAAAAGACAAAAAAGATAGAGACCAAATCAGATAAGACAATCGACATCCTCCTTACCGAAAACCGATTATTCAAACCTCCAGCCGCCTTCACCAAACAGGCCAGCGCCAATGATCCGGCTATTTATGAGACAGCCCAATCCGACCCTGAAGGATTCTGGGCATTAATGGCCGAAGAGCTTGTCTGGCACAAAAAATGGACCAAAGTTCTCAAATGGAATCCGCCCGATGCCGAATGGTTTGTGGGTGGGAAACTCAACATTACAGAATCCTGTCTTGACAGGCATATCAAAGAGGGTCGTAAAAATAAAGCCGCCCTTATCTGGGAAGGCGAGCTCGGCGATAAACGGACGTACACATATCTTGGGTTATATAAAGAGGTCAACAAGTTTGCCAATGTCCTGAAAAAGCTTGGCGTCACCCAAGGCGACCGTGTTGCGATTTATCTGCCGATGATACCCGAGCTTGTGATATCGATGCTTGCCTGCGCCAGGATTGGGGCTATTCACTCCGTTGTTTTTGGCGGATTCTCGCCGGAATCTTTGAAAGACAGGATAAACGATGCCGAGGCAAAAGTGCTCATCACTGCCGATGGTGGATACCGTCGCGGTGGAATAATTCCGTTGAAATACGATGCCGATGTTGCGTTGGCGGACTGCCGGACAATTGAACATGTGGTCGTAGTGAAGCGCGGGGATTTTTTGCTCCGTTTCAAAGAAGGACGCGACCATTGGTACCATAATCTCATGGCCGACGCCGAAAACTTTTGCCAGCCGGTCTATCTCGACAGTGAGGCCCCACTCTTTATCCTTTACACTTCCGGCACGACGGGAAAACCGAAAGGGATAATGCATACCTGCGGCGGTTATCTGACCGGTGTCTATGCCACCACAAAACTTGTCTTTGACATTAAAGACGACGATGTCTTTTGGTGTACGGCCGACTGCGGATGGGTCACAGGACATTCGTATGTTACCTATGGCCCGCTTGCAAACGGAGCAACCCAGATTATCTACGAAGGCGCGCCTGATTGGCCAAATCCGGACAGGTTTTGGCAGATAGTAGAAAATTATGGCGTTTCGATCTTTTACACGGCCCCAACTGCAATACGCTCTTTCATGAAATGGGGTCGCGAGTGGCCGGACAAACATGACCTGACCTCATTGCGTCTTCTCGGTTCGGTCGGCGAACCGATAAATCCCGAGGCCTGGATGTGGTATCGGGAGGTCATCGGTCATGAGAGATGTCCAATCGTTGACACATGGTGGCAAACCGAGACCGGCCATATCATGATTACCCCTCTCCCCGGTCTGACTGCTACAAAACCCGGCTCGGCGACTCGCCCGTTTCCGGGTATTCAAGCGGCATTGCTCGATGAGAAAGGAGCCCAAATAACTGAAGGGGGCGGTTTTCTTGCCATAACAACACCGTGGCCAGGAATGCTTCGCGGGCTATGGGGAGATCGCGAGCGGTTTGTTCAAACATATTGGTCGAAATGGCCCAACATATACTTCCCGGGCGACGGCGCGAAGCTCGATTCGGATGACTATTTTTGGATTTTAGGCCGAGTCGATGATGTCATAAATACGGCCGGACATCGAATCTCTACTATGGAGGTCGAATCGGCTTTGGTGGAGCATGACACAGTTGTAGAAGCCGCAGTTGTGGGTATCCCGCATGAATTGAAAGGGGAGTCGCTGGCGGCATTCGTGACGCTCGGTAAAAATGTTAAGGCTGATGACAAGCTTGTGGCTTTACTAAAAGACCATGTCACCCGAAAAATCGGCGCTCTGGCAAGACCCGAGAAGATAATCTTCTCAGCCGACTTGCCCAAGACCCGCTCAGGCAAAATCATGCGGCGTCTGCTTCGCGATCTTGCAACAGGAAATGTTTTAGGCGACACGTCCACCCTCGCTGACCCGGACGTCATAAACCGGATAAAGAAAAATTATCAGGAAGAGTAA
- a CDS encoding prohibitin family protein: protein MKRHTRKRIGLFIVMLLATVMTGCGTGIPSGHRGVFFSRFGDGTEFGRIYNEGFNFHAPWNSIFIYKTQLQEQKEDLTLLSSDGATIGLEVSVLYRPISEKLDSLQYTIGPNYYQVAVAPNIRAIAREIGAKYTPEEIYATKREQMTTEMFKLLAQQTAAKYIVVENVLVRNVSIPEKISEAINFKLSAAQDAQKMEFTLQKEKLEADRKRIEAQGIADFQKIVSAGLSPALLKWKGIEATERLASSPNTKVVIVGNDAGGLPIILSSDK, encoded by the coding sequence GTGAAAAGACACACACGGAAACGTATCGGATTATTCATCGTCATGCTATTGGCAACAGTAATGACCGGATGCGGAACAGGAATCCCATCAGGACACAGGGGCGTATTTTTTAGCCGGTTCGGAGATGGAACCGAGTTTGGGCGGATTTATAATGAGGGCTTCAACTTTCATGCGCCTTGGAATAGCATCTTTATTTACAAGACCCAGCTACAGGAGCAGAAGGAAGACCTTACACTGCTTTCATCCGACGGGGCGACAATCGGTCTTGAAGTCTCGGTTCTTTACCGGCCGATTTCTGAGAAGCTCGATTCATTGCAATACACGATAGGGCCGAATTACTACCAAGTCGCTGTTGCTCCGAATATTCGCGCGATTGCCCGCGAAATAGGCGCCAAATACACGCCCGAAGAAATCTATGCGACAAAACGCGAACAGATGACAACCGAAATGTTCAAACTTCTCGCCCAACAAACGGCCGCCAAATATATTGTCGTCGAAAATGTTCTGGTGCGAAATGTTTCCATCCCGGAAAAAATTTCAGAGGCCATCAATTTCAAACTCAGCGCCGCTCAGGATGCCCAGAAGATGGAGTTCACACTTCAAAAGGAGAAGCTAGAAGCGGATCGTAAACGGATAGAGGCCCAGGGTATCGCCGACTTCCAAAAGATTGTGTCTGCGGGATTATCGCCGGCATTGCTGAAATGGAAAGGGATTGAGGCAACCGAGCGATTGGCAAGTTCCCCCAATACAAAAGTTGTGATTGTGGGCAACGACGCCGGGGGTCTGCCGATAATTCTCAGCTCAGATAAATAG